In a single window of the Acyrthosiphon pisum isolate AL4f chromosome X, pea_aphid_22Mar2018_4r6ur, whole genome shotgun sequence genome:
- the LOC103307757 gene encoding piggyBac transposable element-derived protein 4-like, which yields MYLPAKPDKYGLKIISICDAQTFYFYGGIPYIGKETRNRNDLFIPTQYVLNLMEPIMGTNRNVTTDNRFTSIELAEQLRVKKLTLVGTTRKNKREVPAHMLVVKNLPPMTTRFLHAPEMTLLSFSKTKNKNVLVFSTMHETETINEISKKPEQVEFYNKQKEVLMYLTNFATNILQPEKPTDGHYDIFMDFWMQPL from the coding sequence atgtacctaccagCAAAACCAGACAAGTACGGTCTCAAAATTATTTCTATCTGCGATGcccaaactttttatttttatggaggAATCCCGTATATTGGCAAAGAAACACGCAACCGAAATGATCTATTTATACCTACCCAATATGTTCTAAACCTAATGGAACCAATTATGGGAACAAACAGAAATGTCACAACTGACAACAGGTTCACCTCTATTGAATTAGCAGAACAGTTACGTGTTAAAAAACTGACATTAGTAGGTACAACGAGGAAAAATAAACGCGAAGTTCCTGCACACATGCTAGTCGTAAAAAATTTACCACCGATGACCACAAGATTTCTGCATGCACCTGAAATGACATTGTTGTCTTtctcaaaaaccaaaaataaaaacgttttagtGTTTTCGACAATGCATGAAACTGAGACGATAAACGAAATATCGAAAAAACCGGAACAAGTCGAATTCTACAACAAACAAAAGGAGGTGTTGATGTATTTGACAAACTTTGCCACCAATATTCTTCAACCAGAAAAACCAACCGATGGCCATTACGATATTTTTATGGACTTTTGGATGCAGCCGCTGTAA
- the LOC107882345 gene encoding uncharacterized protein LOC107882345, with product MDPMDRFCILSYDEMQISEQLDFDKNVGKFVGYATLGNNLNSLREKNVCGHASRIEKQLETSGSMCMDVSTTEFVLRALEGSKRSVIIAYNELKSELKKIAKKEEENKANGEASNVGGKDSPLADNLATEFSSLRSEVGELSKAVRQLVDRKPEGHTGTTKRTQGRQQLAEDSEEALVTAAAWTEVVKKKTARKKNFQTQGEQSNDAKGRENTTKANPRVRARPQAIIVDVNSADFPALATKIRGGVNREVIGDSITGMRQAKSGALLIEVRGDTAQFEAVRAEISRSAGSEVEVRMLQQRVMVEVRDLDQWSTAEEVAEAAASVTGVPSEQLKVFGLRKRYGGSQSVLVSLPVGPSRELLNSGRLRVGMISCRVRLADQKQRCFRCFCSGHTAKECSGPDRTQCCRRCGESGHKVAACNALESAVSAFARSLAVEAPARK from the exons ATGGACCCAATGGACAGATTTTGTATTCTATCATATGATGAAATGCAGATCAGTGAACAacttgattttgataaaaacgtTGGTAAGTTTGTTGGTTATGCAACTTTGGGTAATAATTTGAATAGTCttagagaaaaaaatgtatgtggtCATGCTTCGAGGATTGAAAAACAGTTGGAAACAAGTGGTAGCATGTGTATGGACGTCTCCACAACCGAGTTTGttc TGCGTGCTTTAGAAGGAAGCAAGAGGAGCGTTATCATAGCATACAACGAATTAAAAAGTGAACTTAAGAAAATCGCCAAAAAGGAAGAGGAAAACAAGGCGAACGGGGAGGCATCCAACGTCGGCGGCAAAGATTCACCCTTGGCCGACAACCTGGCCACGGAGTTCAGCTCGCTGAGATCCGAGGTGGGTGAGCTCAGCAAAGCGGTTAGGCAACTTGTCGACAGGAAGCCGGAGGGGCATACAGGCACTACGAAACGGACTCAGGGACGACAACAGCTGGCGGAGGACTCGGAGGAGGCATTGGTCACCGCGGCCGCGTGGACTGAGGTAGTGAAGAAGAAGACGGCGAGAAAGAAAAACTTCCAAACGCAAGGGGAGCAATCAAATGATGCGAAAGGCAGGGAGAACACGACTAAGGCCAACCCGCGAGTTCGCGCGCGCCCACAGGCAATTATTGTGGATGTCAACTCAGCTGATTTTCCGGCGCTAGCCACGAAGATTCGTGGCGGCGTCAACCGCGAAGTAATTGGTGATAGCATTACTGGCATGAGGCAGGCGAAGTCAGGCGCCTTACTCATCGAAGTCCGCGGCGACACAGCGCAGTTCGAGGCGGTGCGTGCAGAGATCTCCCGCTCTGCGGGCTCCGAGGTGGAAGTGCGCATGCTCCAGCAGAGAGTCATGGTCGAAGTCAGGGACCTCGATCAGTGGTCAACTGCTGAAGAGGTGGCTGAAGCCGCGGCCTCCGTCACCGGCGTTCCATCGGAGCAACTCAAAGTCTTCGGTCTTCGGAAAAGATACGGGGGCTCCCAGTCGGTGTTGGTATCGCTACCGGTCGGACCGTCACGCGAGCTACTCAATTCTGGGCGGCTCCGCGTTGGCATGATCAGCTGCCGAGTCAGGCTCGCTGACCAGAAGCAAAGATGTTTCCGCTGTTTTTGTTCCGGCCACACAGCGAAGGAGTGTTCCGGCCCGGACAGAACGCAATGCTGCAGACGCTGCGGTGAGTCAGGTCACAAGGTAGCTGCCTGCAACGCGTTGGAATCCGCAGTTAGTGCTTTTGCCAGGTCCCTGGCGGTGGAAGCTCCAGCCCGGAAATGA
- the LOC103307759 gene encoding uncharacterized protein LOC103307759 has protein sequence MKTRYMATGESFRSLAFSFRISQSYISRIIRLVLKSLSERLTPILLPPPTKENLKEIAMDFWIKWNFPNCVGAIDGKHIRIFAPGKSGSLFFNYKDFFSIVLLAIVDANCKFIFVDVGAYGKEGDEAFRLEPHMMRMYEVRDDYEKTVFNYRLSRARRTSENSFGLLSQVFRVFYTPISLKTETVDYLPPPSRNMISLSRSGGYTNFEGFNVRDEFKQFFNSPQGAVEWQNHQVRQTDIN, from the exons ATGAAGACTCG gtACATGGCAACGGGTGAATCTTTTAGATCACTAGCGTTTTCATTTAGGATTTCACAAAGTTATATTAGCCGTATCATTagattagttttaaaaagtttaagtgaAAGACTAACACCTATTTTATTACCACCTCCGACAAAAGAAAATCTAAAAGAAATTGCCATGGATTTTTGGATTAAATGGAATTTTCCAAACTGTGTTGGTGCCATAGATGGAAAGCACATCAGAATTTTTGCTCCGGGAAAAAGTGGCTCGTTGTTTTTCAACTATAAAGACTTTTTTTCAATTGTGCTACTTGCAATCGTCGAtgcaaattgtaaatttatatttgtggaTGTTGGTGCATACGGCAAAGAAGGGGACGAAGCATTCCGTCTAGAACCTCATATGATGCGTATGTACGAAGTACGTGATGATTACGAAAAAACCGTATTTAATTACAGACTTTCTCGTGCTAGAAGAACATCAGAAAATAGTTTTGGACTTTTAAGTCAAGTTTTTCGAGTCTTTTATACACCTATATCTCTTAAAACAGAAACTGTAGATTATCTT CCACCACCTTCTAGGAATATGATTTCACTTTCCAGATCAGGAGGATACACTAATTTTGAGGGATTCAATGTCAGAGATGAATTTAAACAGTTCTTTAATAGTCCACAAGGAGCTGTTGAATGGCAAAATCACCAAGTCCGACAAActgatattaattga